A window of Raineyella sp. W15-4 contains these coding sequences:
- the pstS gene encoding phosphate ABC transporter substrate-binding protein PstS, which translates to MKISRVGATVAAATALVLGLSACSSSNTPSATPSKSVGNLTGTLSGAGASSQESAMTAWIDGFKAVQPGLTVQYNPTGSGAGRTQFLAGSVNFAGSDASLKSDEWEKSKSICGTDGAFSVPAYISPIAVAYNLPSVKESINMDADTIAKVFSGKITTWNDPAIAALNSGVTLPSTKITVVHRADDSGTTENFTDYLHAAAPSSWADAKAQAWPKQLTGQESAQQTTGVVSLTQSTEGAITYADASAVGTLGTVAVKVGNDFVKYSPEAAAKTVSAATKVGGQAPQDMGLKLDRTSTAAGTYPIVLVSYHIFCSTYKDQATADAAKAFGEYVLSSDGQQAAAKAAGSAPIGGDTEQQALAAIATIKAGA; encoded by the coding sequence GTGAAGATCTCGCGTGTTGGCGCAACCGTCGCCGCTGCCACCGCCCTGGTCCTCGGCCTGTCGGCCTGCTCCTCCTCCAACACCCCCTCTGCCACGCCCTCCAAGAGCGTCGGCAACCTGACCGGGACCCTGTCCGGGGCCGGCGCGTCGTCGCAGGAGTCCGCGATGACCGCCTGGATCGACGGCTTCAAGGCTGTCCAGCCCGGCCTGACCGTGCAGTACAACCCGACCGGCTCGGGCGCCGGCCGCACCCAGTTCCTGGCCGGCTCGGTGAACTTCGCCGGCTCCGACGCCTCGCTGAAGTCCGACGAGTGGGAGAAGTCGAAGTCCATCTGTGGCACCGACGGCGCCTTCAGCGTCCCGGCCTACATCTCCCCGATCGCGGTGGCCTACAACCTGCCGTCGGTCAAGGAGAGCATCAACATGGATGCCGACACCATCGCCAAGGTGTTCTCCGGCAAGATCACCACCTGGAACGATCCGGCCATCGCCGCGCTGAACTCCGGTGTCACCCTGCCCAGCACCAAGATCACCGTCGTGCACCGCGCCGATGACTCCGGCACCACCGAGAACTTCACCGACTACCTGCACGCCGCTGCCCCGAGCTCCTGGGCCGACGCCAAGGCCCAGGCCTGGCCGAAGCAGCTGACCGGCCAGGAGTCGGCCCAGCAGACCACCGGTGTCGTCTCGCTGACCCAGTCCACCGAGGGTGCCATCACCTACGCCGACGCCTCGGCGGTCGGCACCCTGGGCACCGTGGCCGTCAAGGTCGGCAACGACTTCGTGAAGTACTCCCCGGAGGCCGCCGCCAAGACCGTCTCCGCCGCAACCAAGGTCGGTGGCCAGGCCCCGCAGGACATGGGCCTGAAGCTCGACCGGACCTCCACTGCGGCCGGGACCTACCCGATCGTCCTGGTCTCGTACCACATCTTCTGCTCCACCTACAAGGACCAGGCGACCGCTGACGCCGCCAAGGCCTTCGGCGAGTACGTGCTCTCCTCCGACGGTCAGCAGGCCGCCGCCAAGGCCGCCGGCTCCGCCCCGATCGGTGGCGACACCGAGCAGCAGGCCCTGGCCGCCATCGCGACCATCAAGGCCGGCGCCTGA
- the pstC gene encoding phosphate ABC transporter permease subunit PstC: protein MSETTVTPPDAPGDLARRGAAGRASDRIFNGLTLGAGILIFVVLALVTLYLILQSIPAMTAAPDQISTKTSFWTYVAPLVVGTLIASLIALLVSTPVAVGVALFISHYAPARISKGVGYVIDLLAAIPSVVFGAWGFTVFGPGLVPAYKWLNENLGFIPIFGTPSTTGRTLLTASLVLAVMILPIITSQCREIFIQTPALHQEAALALGATKWDMIRASVFPFARNGIVSAIMLGLGRALGETMAVTLVLSRGALTPNLIGVGNNTIPAEIALNFPEAFGMRQSELIAAGLVLFIITFLVNMIARWIVGRYSEFSGAN, encoded by the coding sequence TTGTCCGAGACCACTGTGACTCCGCCTGACGCCCCTGGCGATCTCGCCCGGCGCGGCGCCGCAGGACGTGCGAGCGACAGGATCTTCAACGGCCTGACCCTGGGCGCCGGCATCCTCATCTTCGTCGTGCTGGCCCTGGTCACGCTCTATCTGATCCTGCAGTCCATCCCCGCCATGACGGCGGCCCCCGACCAGATCTCCACCAAGACGTCGTTCTGGACGTACGTCGCCCCGCTCGTCGTCGGCACCCTGATCGCCTCGCTGATCGCCCTGCTCGTCTCCACCCCGGTGGCGGTCGGCGTGGCCCTGTTCATCTCGCACTACGCCCCGGCCCGGATCTCGAAGGGCGTCGGCTACGTCATCGACCTGCTGGCCGCCATTCCGTCGGTCGTCTTCGGTGCCTGGGGCTTCACCGTGTTCGGCCCGGGCCTCGTCCCGGCCTACAAATGGCTGAACGAGAACCTGGGCTTCATCCCGATCTTCGGGACCCCGTCGACCACCGGCCGTACGTTGCTGACCGCCTCCCTGGTGCTGGCGGTGATGATCCTGCCGATCATCACCTCGCAGTGCCGGGAGATCTTCATCCAGACGCCGGCCCTGCACCAGGAGGCCGCCCTGGCACTGGGTGCCACCAAGTGGGACATGATCCGGGCCTCGGTCTTCCCGTTCGCCCGCAACGGCATCGTGTCCGCCATCATGCTCGGCCTCGGCCGCGCGCTCGGTGAGACGATGGCCGTCACCCTGGTGCTCTCCCGCGGTGCGCTCACACCGAACCTGATCGGCGTCGGCAACAACACCATCCCCGCCGAGATCGCGCTGAACTTCCCCGAGGCCTTCGGGATGCGTCAGAGCGAGCTGATCGCCGCCGGTCTGGTGCTGTTCATCATCACCTTCCTGGTGAACATGATCGCCCGGTGGATCGTGGGCCGTTACTCCGAGTTCTCGGGAGCCAACTGA
- the pstA gene encoding phosphate ABC transporter permease PstA, translating into MSSTATPTSNQDPRPQRSAGPVNELTAGQLPRWSRPVALAAAIVVSALIVLLIGWSWVGFAVIAALLFLIGYAVWAYVTEGYRHSLDTFWGTLVWLAFFLALVPLVSIIWTVVSVGGPTLIKPGFLISDMAGISGLQDAAAVKGTGPLMGGIGHALIGSLLITVAATIISVPIGLLTSIWLVEYSRGGWFTRTTTFLVDVMTGIPSIVAGLFAAGIMLTFFNWANNGVSGGKHIMGITAAIALSVLMIPVVVRTTEEMLRVVPNELREASYALGIRKWRTIFKVVIPTAISGIASGVTLAIARVIGETAPILVTAGVATSINWNLFSGWMMTLPVFIYRQLMNPTAPAAPQPSTDRAWGAALVLIIVVMLLNLIARLVAQRFAPKTSGR; encoded by the coding sequence ATGTCGTCGACCGCTACCCCCACCTCCAACCAGGACCCGCGTCCGCAGCGGTCCGCCGGCCCGGTCAACGAGCTCACCGCCGGCCAGCTGCCCCGCTGGTCCCGACCCGTCGCGCTGGCCGCGGCGATCGTCGTCTCCGCCCTGATCGTCCTGCTCATCGGCTGGAGCTGGGTCGGTTTCGCCGTCATCGCGGCGCTGCTCTTCCTGATCGGCTACGCCGTCTGGGCGTACGTCACCGAGGGCTACCGCCACAGCCTCGACACCTTCTGGGGCACCCTGGTCTGGTTGGCCTTCTTCCTGGCCCTCGTCCCGCTGGTCTCGATCATCTGGACCGTGGTCTCCGTCGGCGGACCGACCCTGATCAAGCCCGGCTTCCTCATCTCCGACATGGCCGGGATCTCCGGCCTGCAGGACGCGGCCGCCGTCAAGGGCACCGGGCCGCTGATGGGCGGCATCGGGCATGCGCTGATCGGCTCGCTGCTGATCACCGTGGCGGCAACCATCATCTCGGTGCCGATCGGCCTGCTCACCTCGATCTGGCTGGTCGAGTACAGCCGGGGCGGCTGGTTCACCCGGACCACCACCTTCCTGGTGGACGTGATGACCGGCATCCCGTCGATCGTCGCCGGCCTGTTCGCCGCCGGCATCATGCTGACCTTCTTCAACTGGGCCAACAACGGCGTCTCCGGCGGCAAGCACATCATGGGCATCACCGCCGCCATCGCGTTGTCCGTGCTGATGATCCCGGTCGTCGTCCGGACCACCGAGGAGATGCTCCGGGTGGTGCCGAACGAGCTGCGGGAGGCGTCGTACGCCCTCGGCATCCGCAAGTGGCGGACGATCTTCAAGGTCGTCATCCCGACCGCCATCTCCGGCATCGCCTCCGGGGTCACCCTGGCGATCGCCCGAGTGATCGGGGAGACCGCCCCGATCCTCGTCACGGCGGGAGTTGCGACGTCCATAAACTGGAATCTGTTCAGTGGCTGGATGATGACCCTGCCGGTCTTCATCTACCGCCAGTTGATGAACCCGACGGCCCCAGCGGCGCCGCAGCCGTCGACGGACCGGGCCTGGGGTGCGGCGCTGGTGCTGATCATCGTGGTGATGCTGCTCAACCTCATCGCCCGGCTGGTCGCCCAACGGTTCGCCCCGAAGACCTCGGGCCGCTGA
- the pstB gene encoding phosphate ABC transporter ATP-binding protein PstB, with protein MSKRIQAKGVNVYYGDFLAVEGVDIEIEPRTVTAFIGPSGCGKTTFLRTINRMHEVIPGAHVSGELLLDEDDIYGPGVDPVNVRGMVGMVFQRPNPFPTMSIRDNVLAGYKINGRRLSNSRADEIVERSLTGANLWNEVKDRLDKPGSGLSGGQQQRLCIARTIAVEPEVILMDEPCSALDPISTLAIEDLIEELKEQYTVVIVTHNMQQAARVSDKTGFFNIAGTGKPGHLIEYDDTERIFSNPSNKQTEDYVSGRFG; from the coding sequence ATGTCCAAGCGAATCCAAGCCAAGGGCGTCAACGTCTACTACGGCGACTTCCTCGCCGTCGAGGGCGTCGACATCGAGATCGAGCCGCGTACGGTGACCGCCTTCATCGGCCCGTCCGGCTGTGGCAAGACCACCTTCCTGCGCACCATCAACCGGATGCACGAGGTCATCCCCGGTGCGCACGTCAGCGGGGAACTGCTGCTCGACGAGGACGACATCTACGGCCCCGGCGTCGATCCGGTGAACGTCCGCGGCATGGTCGGCATGGTGTTCCAGCGGCCCAACCCGTTCCCGACGATGTCCATCCGTGACAACGTGCTCGCCGGCTACAAGATCAACGGCCGGCGGCTGAGCAACTCCCGCGCCGACGAGATCGTCGAGCGCTCGCTCACCGGTGCCAACCTGTGGAACGAGGTCAAGGACCGGCTCGACAAGCCCGGCTCCGGCCTGTCCGGCGGCCAGCAGCAGCGCCTCTGCATCGCCCGCACCATCGCGGTCGAGCCCGAGGTGATCCTGATGGACGAGCCCTGCTCGGCCCTCGACCCGATCTCCACCCTGGCGATCGAGGACCTGATCGAGGAGCTCAAGGAGCAGTACACCGTCGTCATCGTGACGCACAACATGCAGCAGGCGGCCCGGGTCTCCGACAAGACCGGCTTCTTCAACATCGCCGGCACCGGCAAGCCGGGTCACCTGATCGAGTACGACGACACCGAGCGGATCTTCTCCAACCCGTCGAACAAGCAGACCGAGGACTACGTCTCCGGCCGGTTCGGCTGA
- a CDS encoding DUF2510 domain-containing protein, with product MSTQAGWYPDPSGRPGMYRFWDGVRWTTAVSRDPFTPPPGVQPYASPTDPRHPDPQHPGPQSAGTRSATPRTDRRRAVGWWLAAAAVVVVMALVIVGAVRLGRGLVPWASPGGEATTQVCPPSTGETPSAQAQPADGRVHGGKLSFPELAEPFGAVLPETEVPFARDTHQQLVLVQSNFDGRGSSWVATVMVGDLFAGDGFFTPQDGSRIVVDCVIGRFYGDAQVTRHDVRNAATTIDGHDAWVVESQLSFDIKGLTTKGERLIVAIVSTGPSSSGIFYASIPDTTPELVEPARQALAGLTVSG from the coding sequence GTGAGCACTCAGGCCGGCTGGTATCCGGATCCCTCCGGGCGACCGGGGATGTACCGCTTCTGGGACGGCGTCCGGTGGACCACCGCGGTGTCCCGGGACCCGTTCACTCCTCCGCCTGGCGTGCAGCCGTACGCCTCGCCGACCGACCCGCGGCACCCCGACCCGCAGCACCCGGGGCCGCAGTCGGCCGGCACCCGATCCGCCACCCCACGGACGGACCGCCGTCGTGCGGTCGGTTGGTGGCTGGCCGCTGCGGCCGTCGTGGTGGTGATGGCGCTGGTGATCGTCGGCGCCGTACGCCTCGGCCGGGGCCTCGTCCCGTGGGCGAGTCCCGGCGGGGAGGCCACCACCCAGGTCTGCCCACCCAGCACCGGGGAGACCCCCAGCGCCCAGGCCCAGCCCGCGGACGGCCGGGTGCACGGCGGGAAGCTGTCCTTCCCGGAGCTCGCGGAGCCGTTCGGCGCGGTGCTCCCGGAGACCGAGGTCCCGTTCGCCCGCGACACCCACCAGCAGCTGGTGCTGGTGCAGTCGAACTTCGACGGCCGGGGCAGCTCCTGGGTGGCCACCGTGATGGTCGGCGACCTGTTCGCCGGCGACGGCTTCTTCACCCCGCAGGACGGTTCCCGGATCGTCGTCGACTGTGTCATCGGCCGGTTCTACGGCGACGCGCAGGTCACCCGCCACGACGTCCGCAACGCAGCCACCACGATCGACGGGCACGACGCCTGGGTGGTCGAGTCCCAGCTCTCCTTCGACATCAAGGGCCTGACCACCAAGGGTGAGCGGCTGATCGTGGCGATCGTCAGCACCGGGCCGTCCAGTTCGGGCATCTTCTACGCCTCCATCCCGGACACCACCCCGGAGCTGGTCGAGCCGGCGCGGCAGGCGCTGGCCGGGCTCACGGTCTCCGGCTGA
- a CDS encoding glycoside hydrolase family 3 N-terminal domain-containing protein — translation MVPVVRRTLLPLGLALAALGLTACGGIGGRPAGPLTPTGSPSPGPTAATSGSPSPVPSGGVLSVPSVLPADSCRLAVDAMTPAEQAGQLVMVGYDLKGDTTSGTGKLIASQHLGSVLLMNTTTGGVTGVRAVTDALRAAAGSDGAGLFIAVDQEGGQVKRLSGSGFASMPSAAEQGRMATDALTGSARRWGQDLHSAGVDIDLAPVADVVPPDLVSVNQPIARYDRGFGTDTTAVGAHVTAFVTGMRAGGTGTAVKHFPGLGQVVGNTDVTADVTDTRTTRHDALLQPFADGISAGTDMVMVSSARYTRIDPDHPAVWSSVVIKDMLRGDLGWQGVVVSDDLGVAAQVSSVPAGERAVRFIEAGGDIAVTVDPALADDMVSAIADRARSDPAFAATVRASALRVLDLKAERQRAHCRPA, via the coding sequence ATGGTCCCCGTCGTCCGTCGGACACTGCTCCCGCTCGGGCTCGCCCTGGCCGCCCTCGGCCTGACCGCCTGTGGCGGGATCGGCGGGCGCCCGGCCGGCCCTCTCACCCCGACCGGCAGCCCGAGCCCCGGCCCGACAGCCGCCACGTCGGGCTCGCCGTCCCCGGTCCCGTCCGGCGGGGTGCTGTCGGTCCCGAGCGTGCTCCCGGCGGACAGCTGCCGGCTCGCCGTGGACGCGATGACCCCGGCCGAACAGGCCGGCCAGCTGGTGATGGTCGGCTACGACCTGAAGGGGGACACCACCAGCGGCACCGGGAAGCTGATCGCCTCCCAGCACCTCGGCTCGGTGCTGCTGATGAACACCACCACCGGCGGGGTGACCGGGGTCCGGGCCGTCACCGACGCCCTGCGCGCCGCCGCGGGCTCCGACGGGGCCGGGCTGTTCATCGCCGTCGACCAGGAGGGCGGCCAGGTGAAGCGGCTGTCCGGCTCCGGCTTCGCGTCGATGCCGTCGGCGGCCGAGCAGGGCCGGATGGCCACCGACGCGCTGACCGGCTCGGCCCGCCGGTGGGGGCAGGATCTGCACAGCGCCGGCGTCGACATCGACCTGGCCCCGGTGGCCGACGTCGTCCCGCCCGACCTGGTGTCGGTCAACCAGCCGATCGCGCGCTACGACCGCGGCTTCGGGACCGACACCACCGCGGTGGGGGCGCACGTGACCGCCTTCGTCACCGGGATGCGCGCCGGCGGCACCGGGACGGCTGTCAAGCACTTCCCGGGGCTGGGCCAGGTCGTCGGCAACACCGACGTCACCGCCGACGTCACCGACACCCGGACCACCCGTCACGACGCCCTGTTGCAGCCCTTCGCCGACGGGATCTCCGCCGGCACCGACATGGTGATGGTCTCCTCGGCCCGCTACACCCGGATCGACCCGGACCATCCGGCCGTCTGGTCCTCGGTGGTGATCAAGGACATGCTCCGCGGGGACCTCGGCTGGCAGGGCGTGGTGGTCTCCGACGACCTCGGCGTGGCGGCGCAGGTCAGCTCCGTCCCGGCGGGGGAGCGGGCCGTCCGGTTCATCGAGGCCGGTGGCGACATCGCGGTGACCGTCGACCCGGCCCTCGCCGACGACATGGTGAGCGCCATCGCCGACCGGGCCAGGTCCGACCCGGCGTTCGCCGCCACGGTGCGGGCGAGCGCGCTGCGGGTCCTCGACCTCAAGGCCGAGCGGCAGCGCGCGCACTGCCGGCCGGCCTGA
- a CDS encoding mycothione reductase, which produces MRHFDLCVIGTGSGNSIVDERFADRRVAIVDAGVGPHRVFGGTCLNLGCIPTKMYVHPADLAAQVDHARELGVDLRLDGVRWRGIRDRIFGRLDPIAEAGREWRAAGLPNVELLSGRAHFTGPRALRVVAADGTTADLTADQIVIAAGSRVRLPDVPGADRVVLHTSETVMRIDELPREMVILGGGFVGMEFAHVFASFGVDVTILNRSGVLLHREDEDVARRATQFVSERCRVKLHQHLDSFEPLPDGRIRVSATGPSGPHTYDTELVLVAIGRIPNGDTLGVEAAGLTLTEDCRVPVDAYQRTPVDGIWALGDVSSQYLLKHVANAEARTVQHNLLHPDDPVATDHRFVPHAVFGSPQIASVGLTEQEARRRGVRYITATQDYRDVAYGWALEDEGHFCKLLADPGTGRLLGAHIVGPEASVLIQPLLQAMSFDLDARTLARGQYWIHPALAEVVENALLALPWE; this is translated from the coding sequence ATGCGTCACTTCGACCTGTGTGTGATCGGCACCGGCTCCGGCAACAGCATCGTCGACGAACGGTTCGCCGACCGCCGGGTCGCGATCGTCGACGCCGGGGTCGGGCCGCACCGGGTCTTCGGCGGGACCTGCCTCAACCTGGGATGCATCCCGACCAAGATGTACGTCCACCCGGCCGACCTGGCCGCCCAGGTCGACCACGCCCGCGAGCTCGGCGTCGACCTGCGCCTCGACGGCGTACGGTGGCGGGGCATCCGCGACCGGATCTTCGGTCGGCTCGACCCGATCGCCGAGGCCGGGCGCGAGTGGCGCGCCGCCGGCCTGCCGAACGTCGAGCTGCTGTCGGGCCGGGCCCACTTCACCGGGCCGCGGGCCCTCCGGGTGGTCGCCGCGGACGGCACCACCGCCGACCTCACCGCCGACCAGATCGTCATCGCCGCCGGCTCCCGGGTCCGGCTGCCCGACGTGCCGGGTGCCGACCGGGTCGTGCTGCACACCAGCGAGACGGTGATGCGGATCGACGAGCTACCGCGCGAGATGGTCATCCTCGGCGGCGGATTCGTCGGGATGGAGTTCGCCCACGTCTTCGCCTCCTTCGGGGTCGACGTCACCATCCTCAACCGCTCCGGTGTGCTGCTGCACCGCGAGGACGAGGACGTCGCCCGGCGCGCGACGCAGTTCGTCTCGGAGCGCTGCCGGGTCAAGCTCCACCAGCACCTGGACTCCTTCGAGCCGTTGCCGGACGGCCGGATCCGGGTCTCCGCGACCGGGCCGAGCGGCCCGCACACGTACGACACCGAGCTGGTGCTCGTCGCGATCGGCCGGATCCCGAACGGCGACACCCTGGGCGTCGAGGCCGCCGGCCTGACCCTCACCGAGGACTGCCGGGTCCCCGTCGACGCGTACCAGCGGACCCCGGTCGACGGCATCTGGGCGCTGGGGGACGTCTCCTCGCAGTACCTGCTCAAGCACGTGGCGAACGCCGAGGCACGGACGGTGCAGCACAACCTGCTGCACCCCGACGACCCGGTCGCCACGGACCACCGGTTCGTGCCGCACGCGGTCTTCGGGTCGCCGCAGATCGCATCGGTGGGCCTCACCGAGCAGGAGGCCCGTCGGCGGGGTGTCCGCTACATCACCGCCACCCAGGACTACCGGGACGTGGCGTACGGATGGGCGCTGGAGGACGAGGGCCACTTCTGCAAGCTGCTGGCCGATCCGGGCACCGGACGGCTGCTGGGGGCGCACATCGTCGGGCCGGAGGCATCGGTGCTGATCCAGCCGCTGCTGCAGGCGATGAGCTTCGACCTCGACGCCCGTACGCTCGCCCGCGGCCAGTACTGGATCCACCCGGCGCTCGCCGAGGTCGTCGAGAACGCCCTGCTCGCCCTTCCCTGGGAGTGA